gggcagcagggcaggccctacgaggagaggctacgggacctgaacctgttcatcctccacaagagaaggctgagaggggacctggtggccgtctataaacttactagcgggggaccagcagggattgggagagaccttgttcacccgagcgcctcctggagtaacaaggaataatggccataagttgagggagagtagattcaggctagacatcaggaggtgctacttcacagtcagggtggctaggagctagaaccagcttccaagggaagtggtgctggctcctaccctgggggtctttaagaggaggcttgacgtttacctggctggggtcatttgaggccagttttctgtcctgcccagggcagggggtcggactagaagatctacaacatcccttccaaccctacatctatgaatctataccaaTGCGCCTGGGATCACTCTTGTAGGACTGGCCTCCTCcgtttaatagaatcatagaaaattcaggttggaagggacctcaggaggtcacatctagtccaacccctgctcaaagtaggatcatcctAAACGACATCATCCCCGTCAAGGGTtagtctagccaggccttaaaaagttccaaggatggagactccaccaccatTCTGGGTggcctgttccagggctttactataCTCCttgtgaaagtttttcctaaagaCTCCtatatccaacctcaatttcccttgctgcaacttgagcccattgctccttgttctgccatcagcccccactgagaacagtccagctccatcctctttggaattcCCTTCAAGCCCCTCTGCATGTGGGCAGGAAATGAACGTaattcccttagcctctcctcacaagtcatgtgcccccagcccccaaaactttgctgttgccctccactggactcccttcAACTCATCCACATCCTTTCCCTAGTACACGTTccgaaactggacacaggactccagttgtggcctcaccagtgccaattTGGCCTtattcagtgatggcagatgacaggtggtattttcctcaaTCCTCCTGGTTTcaggtcatgggctgaggaggattgaggtgtggcactggtgtcatcatgaaggctttggtTTTCTcaatcacagtccactctttggtgagagaggcagtggtctgctggttAGAGGCGGCCTCTACCTCACTTCACTGAGGAGGAGGGTCTTCTCCACCAGAATGGCTGACCCGctcaactgggctttaaactaagcccaccgggggatggggggataaCCACCAGAGGAAGCCCATTGGGCAACTTCTACAAaaccagcaggctcaggcacacAAGGGAATCCACCCCTACCGCAGCTCTGAAACGACGTCTTCCTGGGAGTGTAGGGATGACTAGGGCCTCCAGtgggacacttacatgcctgtacaccaatgccaggagcttgggggacaaataggaggaactggtcctcctgctaaacaagaaggGATAATGGAgagctggtgggactccacctatgacaggcccacaggtatagatggctataccctgcaTTGGAGAGATTGTGTGGAAAAACGGGACAGGGGTGTGgtactctatgttaaggaaagctacgtgtccctgcaagctgacattggcacccagggaggaagaCTGATCCTTTGACTCtatctgacttcctgctcctggggcagggggctggactcaatgatcttccgaggtcccttccagcccgaacgtctatgaaatctatgaagaacaaggagcaacagtttgccgttgcagcaagggaagttgaggttagataatAGGAAGAGATTTCTGACtaagagagtagtaaaacactggaacaggttacccagagaagtggtggaagctccatccctggaggttttcaaaacctagctagacaaagctttgcctcggattatctagctggggatggtcctgctttgagcaggacatCGCACTTGTTGAaccatgatatttcttttggtccaacccCCCGATTTGTCTACTTCTCTTGTCCAGCACCTTGGGGAGAAGGTACCCCCGGAAGCGGGTGTCGCAGGTCACTTTGTGGGGGACCCCAATGGGGAGGATGTTAGCCAGTCTCTGGATCTCGTGGATCACGGCGTTGGTGTACGGCATCCGGCCTCGGTCGTTCATGGCTGGGCTGTGGGTCCGCCCTATGACGCGGTCGATTTCCTCATGCACCTTGTCTGCAGAGACAGGATTGGAAGGGGTGGACTTGGTGTTTGTGCCACAGGCTCTGATCCCCCAGCAATGTAAGTTGTGTAAGGACAGGCCCAGCCTCAGTGAAAACCCTTCCTCAGCCTATCTTGGGTGGCCACTACTGCCTCCAGAAGTGCCCACCTTTTGCTCCCCCTTCTCGGTCTCTTCTACGCCTTCCAGGTCTTCCTAGCAGAGAAGGCACCTTCCCAGCTGGACGGTGTCACTAGCCCCTGGTCCGAGGATCCATTGTGTCAAATGCAGCACGGACCCACAGCAAGAGACATTCAACGCCCCCAGCCCATTCTGATCTACAGGCACAAGGCAGAGAGTGATATTCTTTCCATCTTGAGCCAGGGAAATGTCCAGTGTCTGGTCCAGGGCTGCGCAAGGCatcttgggcagagctgggagtgacCCTTGACATCCCACCCCATCTAACCACCGCCATTGTTCTCCAAGGATAACTGTTCTCTGTGCAGGGTTGGTaatgcagcaccagctccagcctccctgaAATACAAAGCTAAGCATCACAGCCTCGTTAGCCATTGGCATCCTAAAAAGGACtctggagaggggaggcaggagcagggctctTACCTGTGCATCTGGTCTGCGGCtggacttgtgtgtgtgtggatctCCAGTTCCCTGGTGACCAGCTGATGACTGAACTGGTGACCAGACAGTCTGTGTCAAATTCAGGGTGCACATAGGTACAATAACTTTATTTCCTGTCCACGTTACCTTGGACCTCTGGGTATTTCATCAAGAGCAGGAGTCCGAATCTTAGGGTGGAGCTCGTCGTCTCTGTCCCTCCAAAGAATAACTGGATTGCTGTGTCCACCAGGTTCCTGGTGCTGAATTCACTCTGTGGGTTTTGCTTTTCCTGGAAAGGAGGGAATAGAAAGGACTCCTAGCACATAATGCCCACCTGGCATCTAGTTTGCACCTGGATTTGCCCCTCAACCAAGAATGCCTCTCTTGCCCAGGCTTCGCATGATTCTCTAAAGGGGAGGTGTTATTGGATCTGCTCAAGTTGGTGAGTCTAGATCTGAGTTCCCAGGTCAATTATGGGTAAGCTCCCATGGAAAGCATCACAGGCCTGTCCTAACACGTAGTGGCAGTAGTAACCCTCCTCTGCTTACCTCTTCCATCCTGACGAGGAAGGAGTCAATGAAGTCCCGAGGGCAGCTGGGGTCCAGGCTCTGCTGGTTTATCCTCACCCTTTCCACAATGAAATCGTGTAGGGCCTTGTAGTGTTTATGAGCCTGATTGTGTGGGCCAGGTATGTATGGCATGATCCTTGGAAACATCTCGTAGAACTGGGGATGAGGAAGAAGGGAGTCAGGTCAATAGACTGGAAAGCTGTGTTCTCATTGGTGGATCAGGAGACACCGTGAGTGAAGATCTGCAGTGGCATCATCCATGTTTATCTGGTTTATGGCGCTCGCCTCAATTTTAGAAATGTCTCCCAGAATCCCCAGTCCCCTCCTTCCTACCCCATCTCCACTTGCTGACCCATGGGGGGATCTCTTCCTTGGACCCATCTGTTCTTGACCCCCCTGTTGAGTTAGACTCCAGCCTTGGCTGCTGGCCTGGCTTAGGTACTTGCTCGAAGTGTTCCTTATGCCCTACCTGTTGCATGTGTGCGATGTTGGCCCACAAGACATTGGCTTTGATCTCTGTTGTGCTCTACTGGCACTGTGCCGGTTGGGAGGTAAGAGCAGGGGCCTCAATTATTAATCGTCTTTGTTGGGGGAGATGGGGACTTTGTGAGAAGACACAACACACAGCAGTTGAGAAACCAGAGGCTATCAAGAGAGTCCCTTCTTGGTCAAGGACAACGTGCAGAacagtgggagaggcaggctgtcAGCCTGTTGGAGGCCCTGAGTCCCAGGTGAGGACGGAGGTTTGGGATGGCTGCAATGTGGACAGTATAGGGTTGCTTTACCCCATTGGCAGAGGCAGAAGAGTCTTGCACATGCCCgatcctcctcctgccccagaaaCATCACCTACCAGAGTTGAGATCTTGCTCATATCCAAGAATAAGTTGTTGATGCTGCCCATCAAGTTCAGGAAGTTCTGGTCCTTGTAGTCGAAGCGGTTCCCAAAGACAATGGAGCAGATGATGTTGGCAATCGAGTGTGTGATGGCGAGGCTGGGGTCGAAGGGAGAACCTGGTGGTGGGGAGACAACCGGGTCAATGACCACCTTCCTTCCAATCTTATGAGTGTCAAGTTGTGGAGACTCCTGACACCAGGGCGGGTAAAGTTTTAATTATGAGTGACCTGGAAACTTCCGCAGATGTATGTAGGTTCAGGTTTAGCTGGCTCAGATCCAGCTCGCCGTCATGGGTGTTGTGATGGGGACCTTGGCACCAACTGCAAACATTTGAGAGGGTAATAGGAGGGGCgaggtggcagggagccctgtcctatgcagtgctgtgctgtttggcaCACCTGAGagagggagctgggactgggatgTGTCTTCCCATGCTGTCATTGGTGCTGGGAGTGCAGCAGACGTGTGCCTTCAGAAAGGGAGATGTGAGCTGCTGGAAGAAGTTCCCCAGGGTCTGAAGGTCCTCAAGGACCAGGGcccagcagtgctgggtgccTGGTCTGGATTTTGAGAAGAACCTGGCATGTCCAGGGTGTCCTCTTGGAGAACTCCCCTGGCAGTGAcgggagctgctgggctctgaggGCTTGGATAAAGCTAAACTCTTACTTGAGACCTGGAGTCTCTGAAAGTGGTCTCTGAGGCATTTCGTTATCCATGTCCATTAACCAGAACCAGACCAGATGCGTTTGAGTTCACACCCCCAGAGCAGTGTAGAAAGCACCGACCTTTGGTTTTCCCCATCTCCTCTACCAGGTACTGAGATTCTTCCTGGATCCGCTCctcaatgctttttttccccatcccaaAATTCCTCAGGGTTGAAGCGGAGAATCGCCGGAGCTGCTTCCACCGTTCCCCG
This sequence is a window from Alligator mississippiensis isolate rAllMis1 chromosome 15, rAllMis1, whole genome shotgun sequence. Protein-coding genes within it:
- the LOC132245626 gene encoding cytochrome P450 2G1-like; the protein is MELGDAAALLLAACAACLMVFWEWKRRQRTSKLPPGPTFLELLGYLLQAWNKGVLQILWKVREKYGPVFMANFGMRQVVFFCDSDSVREALVDQGEEFSGRARMDSVDRFFHGHGVVMANGERWKQLRRFSASTLRNFGMGKKSIEERIQEESQYLVEEMGKTKGSPFDPSLAITHSIANIICSIVFGNRFDYKDQNFLNLMGSINNLFLDMSKISTLFYEMFPRIMPYIPGPHNQAHKHYKALHDFIVERVRINQQSLDPSCPRDFIDSFLVRMEEEKQNPQSEFSTRNLVDTAIQLFFGGTETTSSTLRFGLLLLMKYPEVQDKVHEEIDRVIGRTHSPAMNDRGRMPYTNAVIHEIQRLANILPIGVPHKVTCDTRFRGYLLPKDTDVCTALGILLQDPKYFKDPESFHPEHFLDEEGHFKRNDSFLPFGTGKRVCLGKSLALMELFLMLTTILQRFTLKSPKEPQEIDLTPKVSGIGIVPPNYELYARPREEGLHDSA